One Anser cygnoides isolate HZ-2024a breed goose chromosome 6, Taihu_goose_T2T_genome, whole genome shotgun sequence genomic region harbors:
- the MLPH gene encoding melanophilin isoform X1, with the protein MGRKLDLSKLTDEEARHVWEVVRRDFDLRKKEEERLEELKCKIDQESSKRAFLTNQSHLNETHCVHCLQPFKFLLNSKRQCLDCHFYTCKSCSRYNKKEQGWVCDPCRLSRIVKIGSLEWYYEHVRSRFKRFGSAKVLQSLYGRLQPGQRDNSAFLGLHDRVYSLPDINSECQLRASSIGDDSNDEDDALRGAEAECYSRMRKTKRLLSVHPFDFELDSEYSSQSRRQSAQLSPAPISPDGFQSFPGFPSSAEDAPQEHRVEEAGLAAVFHHILQEQEQHPSPPEQLFSTEVHLTINSRRRSLERNTKPGSPWGEQPRSPYSADMDTSDEDVNGAQKVPSYLPHHVKRRSRASSQENISHSGNQIHELNKRMSAIERMLNRLEEKILVRSAESPAPEPQLDPNAEEEQLKRKLQELASNISDKEVSSEEEEREEKTGVKKPEMSSSSDDMASEARKRSSAQALSEITAEVLRAINATEKAVCESVHGESQCNGPCASLGGQRPSLEDGEGLAEAYRELEENVYLTAGKTYQLETTLVELEEGAQHGGTTDSELSELEDKVASAAARVQQAESEISDIESRIAALSAAGLTVKSVEKARKKSGQEMSGPQFLWRKFNSPLEISGPDDSFDRNSTYRGSLTQRNPNGKSRRAERLFAKPVMTHLP; encoded by the exons ATGGGGAGGAAGCTGGATCTCTCCAAGCTGACCGATGAGGAGGCCAGGCACGTCTGGGAGGTGGTTCGGAGGGACTTCGACCTGcggaagaaagaggaggaacgGCTGGA GGAGCTGAAGTGCAAGATCGACCAGGAAAGCAGCAAGAGGGCGTTCCTGACAAATCAGTCCCACCTCAACGAAACCCACTGCGTCCACTGCCTGCAGCCCTTCAAATTCCTGCTGAACAGCAAGAGGCAGTGCCTGGACTGCCACTTCTACACCTGCAAGAGCTGCAGCCGTTACAACAagaaggagcagggctgggtctGCGACCCCTGCCGCCTTTCCAG GATTGTGAAGATCGGGTCCCTGGAGTGGTACTACGAGCACGTGCGGTCCCGATTCAAGAGGTTTGGAAGCGCCAAGGTGCTGCAGTCCCTCTACggcaggctgcagccagggcagcgGGACAACTCGGCATTTCTAG gTCTTCACGACAGAGTTTACAGCCTGCCAGACATCAACA GTGAATGCCAGCTCCGTGCCAGCAGCATTGGGGATGACAGCAATGATGAAGACGATGCCCTTCGTGGGGCCGAAGCAGAATGTTACAGCAGG ATGCGCAAGACAAAGCGCCTTCTGTCTGTCCATCCCTTTGATTTCGAACTGGACTCGGAGTACTCTTCCCAGTCTCGCCGCCAGTCTGCGCAGCTTTCTCCAGCACCAATCAGCCCTGATGGCTTCCAG TCCTTCCCAGGTTTCCCCAGCTCGGCTGAAGATGCCCCCCAAGAGCACAGGGTGGAGGAAGCAGGTCTGGCAGCGGTCTTCCACCACATCTTGCAAGAACAGGAACAGCACCCAAGCCCTCCAGAGCAGCTCTTCAGCACAGAGGTTCATCTCACCATCAATTCACGGAGAAGGAGCctggaaagaaatacaaaacctG gcagcccctggggcgAGCAGCCCCGGTCCCCGTACTCTGCAGACATGGACACCTCTGATGAGGATGTGAATGGAGCCCAGAAGGTCCCTTCCTACCTGCCCCACCATGTGAAACGCCGGAGCAGAGCCTCTTCCCAGGAGAACATCAGCCACTCGGGAAACCAG ATTCATGAGCTCAACAAACGCATGTCTGCAATCGAACGCATGCTGAACCGCTTGGAGGAAAAAATCCTGGTGCGCTCTGCCGAG TCTCCAGCCCCAGAGCCCCAGCTCGATCCCAACGCcgaggaggagcagctgaagaggaagctgcaggagctAGCCAGCAACATCAGCGACAAAGAAGTTTCCTCCGAAGAAGAGGAGCGTGAAGAAAAGACAGGAGTGAAGAAACCAGAGATGAGTTCCTCCAGCGATGACATGGCCAGTGAGGCTCGAAAG AGGTCGTCGGCTCAGGCTTTGAGCGAAATCACGGCCGAAGTCCTGAGAGCCATAAACGCCACAGAGAAAGCGGTCTGTGAGTCGGTGCATGGAGAGAGCCAGTGCAATGGGCCCTGTGCCTCCCTCGGAGGGCAGCGTCCCAGCCTGGAAGATGGGGAAGGGCTGGCCGAAGCGTACCGTGAGTTGGAAGAAAAT GTGTACCTGACTGCTGGGAAGACGTACCAGCTTGAGACGACCCTCGTGGAGCTTGAGGAAGGGGCTCAGCACGGCGGCACGACCGACTCGGAGCTGTCAGAGCTGGAGGACAAAGTggcctcggcagccgctcgggtgcagcaggcagagagCGAG ATATCAGACATCGAGTCTCGAATTGCGGCTCTGTCCGCGGCAGGGCTGACCGTGAAGTCGGTGGAAAAGGCAAGGAAGAAGAGCGGGCAG GAGATGTCTGGACCACAGTTCCTCTGGAGGAAATTCAACAGCCCCCTCGAAATTAGCG GTCCTGACGACTCCTTCGACCGCAACTCCACGTACCGTGGCTCGCTGACGCAGAGGAACCCCAACGGGAAGAGCAGGAGAGCGGAGCGGCTCTTTGCG AAGCCCGTGATGACCCACCTGCCCTGA
- the MLPH gene encoding melanophilin isoform X3, whose amino-acid sequence MGRKLDLSKLTDEEARHVWEVVRRDFDLRKKEEERLEELKCKIDQESSKRAFLTNQSHLNETHCVHCLQPFKFLLNSKRQCLDCHFYTCKSCSRYNKKEQGWVCDPCRLSRIVKIGSLEWYYEHVRSRFKRFGSAKVLQSLYGRLQPGQRDNSAFLGLHDRVYSLPDINSECQLRASSIGDDSNDEDDALRGAEAECYSRMRKTKRLLSVHPFDFELDSEYSSQSRRQSAQLSPAPISPDGFQSFPGFPSSAEDAPQEHRVEEAGLAAVFHHILQEQEQHPSPPEQLFSTEVHLTINSRRRSLERNTKPGSPWGEQPRSPYSADMDTSDEDVNGAQKVPSYLPHHVKRRSRASSQENISHSGNQIHELNKRMSAIERMLNRLEEKILVRSAESPAPEPQLDPNAEEEQLKRKLQELASNISDKEVSSEEEEREEKTGVKKPEMSSSSDDMASEARKVYLTAGKTYQLETTLVELEEGAQHGGTTDSELSELEDKVASAAARVQQAESEISDIESRIAALSAAGLTVKSVEKARKKSGQEMSGPQFLWRKFNSPLEISGPDDSFDRNSTYRGSLTQRNPNGKSRRAERLFAKPVMTHLP is encoded by the exons ATGGGGAGGAAGCTGGATCTCTCCAAGCTGACCGATGAGGAGGCCAGGCACGTCTGGGAGGTGGTTCGGAGGGACTTCGACCTGcggaagaaagaggaggaacgGCTGGA GGAGCTGAAGTGCAAGATCGACCAGGAAAGCAGCAAGAGGGCGTTCCTGACAAATCAGTCCCACCTCAACGAAACCCACTGCGTCCACTGCCTGCAGCCCTTCAAATTCCTGCTGAACAGCAAGAGGCAGTGCCTGGACTGCCACTTCTACACCTGCAAGAGCTGCAGCCGTTACAACAagaaggagcagggctgggtctGCGACCCCTGCCGCCTTTCCAG GATTGTGAAGATCGGGTCCCTGGAGTGGTACTACGAGCACGTGCGGTCCCGATTCAAGAGGTTTGGAAGCGCCAAGGTGCTGCAGTCCCTCTACggcaggctgcagccagggcagcgGGACAACTCGGCATTTCTAG gTCTTCACGACAGAGTTTACAGCCTGCCAGACATCAACA GTGAATGCCAGCTCCGTGCCAGCAGCATTGGGGATGACAGCAATGATGAAGACGATGCCCTTCGTGGGGCCGAAGCAGAATGTTACAGCAGG ATGCGCAAGACAAAGCGCCTTCTGTCTGTCCATCCCTTTGATTTCGAACTGGACTCGGAGTACTCTTCCCAGTCTCGCCGCCAGTCTGCGCAGCTTTCTCCAGCACCAATCAGCCCTGATGGCTTCCAG TCCTTCCCAGGTTTCCCCAGCTCGGCTGAAGATGCCCCCCAAGAGCACAGGGTGGAGGAAGCAGGTCTGGCAGCGGTCTTCCACCACATCTTGCAAGAACAGGAACAGCACCCAAGCCCTCCAGAGCAGCTCTTCAGCACAGAGGTTCATCTCACCATCAATTCACGGAGAAGGAGCctggaaagaaatacaaaacctG gcagcccctggggcgAGCAGCCCCGGTCCCCGTACTCTGCAGACATGGACACCTCTGATGAGGATGTGAATGGAGCCCAGAAGGTCCCTTCCTACCTGCCCCACCATGTGAAACGCCGGAGCAGAGCCTCTTCCCAGGAGAACATCAGCCACTCGGGAAACCAG ATTCATGAGCTCAACAAACGCATGTCTGCAATCGAACGCATGCTGAACCGCTTGGAGGAAAAAATCCTGGTGCGCTCTGCCGAG TCTCCAGCCCCAGAGCCCCAGCTCGATCCCAACGCcgaggaggagcagctgaagaggaagctgcaggagctAGCCAGCAACATCAGCGACAAAGAAGTTTCCTCCGAAGAAGAGGAGCGTGAAGAAAAGACAGGAGTGAAGAAACCAGAGATGAGTTCCTCCAGCGATGACATGGCCAGTGAGGCTCGAAAG GTGTACCTGACTGCTGGGAAGACGTACCAGCTTGAGACGACCCTCGTGGAGCTTGAGGAAGGGGCTCAGCACGGCGGCACGACCGACTCGGAGCTGTCAGAGCTGGAGGACAAAGTggcctcggcagccgctcgggtgcagcaggcagagagCGAG ATATCAGACATCGAGTCTCGAATTGCGGCTCTGTCCGCGGCAGGGCTGACCGTGAAGTCGGTGGAAAAGGCAAGGAAGAAGAGCGGGCAG GAGATGTCTGGACCACAGTTCCTCTGGAGGAAATTCAACAGCCCCCTCGAAATTAGCG GTCCTGACGACTCCTTCGACCGCAACTCCACGTACCGTGGCTCGCTGACGCAGAGGAACCCCAACGGGAAGAGCAGGAGAGCGGAGCGGCTCTTTGCG AAGCCCGTGATGACCCACCTGCCCTGA
- the MLPH gene encoding melanophilin isoform X4 has product MGRKLDLSKLTDEEARHVWEVVRRDFDLRKKEEERLEELKCKIDQESSKRAFLTNQSHLNETHCVHCLQPFKFLLNSKRQCLDCHFYTCKSCSRYNKKEQGWVCDPCRLSRIVKIGSLEWYYEHVRSRFKRFGSAKVLQSLYGRLQPGQRDNSAFLGLHDRVYSLPDINSECQLRASSIGDDSNDEDDALRGAEAECYSRMRKTKRLLSVHPFDFELDSEYSSQSRRQSAQLSPAPISPDGFQSFPGFPSSAEDAPQEHRVEEAGLAAVFHHILQEQEQHPSPPEQLFSTEVHLTINSRRRSLERNTKPGSPWGEQPRSPYSADMDTSDEDVNGAQKVPSYLPHHVKRRSRASSQENISHSGNQSPAPEPQLDPNAEEEQLKRKLQELASNISDKEVSSEEEEREEKTGVKKPEMSSSSDDMASEARKVYLTAGKTYQLETTLVELEEGAQHGGTTDSELSELEDKVASAAARVQQAESEISDIESRIAALSAAGLTVKSVEKARKKSGQEMSGPQFLWRKFNSPLEISGPDDSFDRNSTYRGSLTQRNPNGKSRRAERLFAKPVMTHLP; this is encoded by the exons ATGGGGAGGAAGCTGGATCTCTCCAAGCTGACCGATGAGGAGGCCAGGCACGTCTGGGAGGTGGTTCGGAGGGACTTCGACCTGcggaagaaagaggaggaacgGCTGGA GGAGCTGAAGTGCAAGATCGACCAGGAAAGCAGCAAGAGGGCGTTCCTGACAAATCAGTCCCACCTCAACGAAACCCACTGCGTCCACTGCCTGCAGCCCTTCAAATTCCTGCTGAACAGCAAGAGGCAGTGCCTGGACTGCCACTTCTACACCTGCAAGAGCTGCAGCCGTTACAACAagaaggagcagggctgggtctGCGACCCCTGCCGCCTTTCCAG GATTGTGAAGATCGGGTCCCTGGAGTGGTACTACGAGCACGTGCGGTCCCGATTCAAGAGGTTTGGAAGCGCCAAGGTGCTGCAGTCCCTCTACggcaggctgcagccagggcagcgGGACAACTCGGCATTTCTAG gTCTTCACGACAGAGTTTACAGCCTGCCAGACATCAACA GTGAATGCCAGCTCCGTGCCAGCAGCATTGGGGATGACAGCAATGATGAAGACGATGCCCTTCGTGGGGCCGAAGCAGAATGTTACAGCAGG ATGCGCAAGACAAAGCGCCTTCTGTCTGTCCATCCCTTTGATTTCGAACTGGACTCGGAGTACTCTTCCCAGTCTCGCCGCCAGTCTGCGCAGCTTTCTCCAGCACCAATCAGCCCTGATGGCTTCCAG TCCTTCCCAGGTTTCCCCAGCTCGGCTGAAGATGCCCCCCAAGAGCACAGGGTGGAGGAAGCAGGTCTGGCAGCGGTCTTCCACCACATCTTGCAAGAACAGGAACAGCACCCAAGCCCTCCAGAGCAGCTCTTCAGCACAGAGGTTCATCTCACCATCAATTCACGGAGAAGGAGCctggaaagaaatacaaaacctG gcagcccctggggcgAGCAGCCCCGGTCCCCGTACTCTGCAGACATGGACACCTCTGATGAGGATGTGAATGGAGCCCAGAAGGTCCCTTCCTACCTGCCCCACCATGTGAAACGCCGGAGCAGAGCCTCTTCCCAGGAGAACATCAGCCACTCGGGAAACCAG TCTCCAGCCCCAGAGCCCCAGCTCGATCCCAACGCcgaggaggagcagctgaagaggaagctgcaggagctAGCCAGCAACATCAGCGACAAAGAAGTTTCCTCCGAAGAAGAGGAGCGTGAAGAAAAGACAGGAGTGAAGAAACCAGAGATGAGTTCCTCCAGCGATGACATGGCCAGTGAGGCTCGAAAG GTGTACCTGACTGCTGGGAAGACGTACCAGCTTGAGACGACCCTCGTGGAGCTTGAGGAAGGGGCTCAGCACGGCGGCACGACCGACTCGGAGCTGTCAGAGCTGGAGGACAAAGTggcctcggcagccgctcgggtgcagcaggcagagagCGAG ATATCAGACATCGAGTCTCGAATTGCGGCTCTGTCCGCGGCAGGGCTGACCGTGAAGTCGGTGGAAAAGGCAAGGAAGAAGAGCGGGCAG GAGATGTCTGGACCACAGTTCCTCTGGAGGAAATTCAACAGCCCCCTCGAAATTAGCG GTCCTGACGACTCCTTCGACCGCAACTCCACGTACCGTGGCTCGCTGACGCAGAGGAACCCCAACGGGAAGAGCAGGAGAGCGGAGCGGCTCTTTGCG AAGCCCGTGATGACCCACCTGCCCTGA
- the MLPH gene encoding melanophilin isoform X2, producing the protein MGRKLDLSKLTDEEARHVWEVVRRDFDLRKKEEERLEELKCKIDQESSKRAFLTNQSHLNETHCVHCLQPFKFLLNSKRQCLDCHFYTCKSCSRYNKKEQGWVCDPCRLSRIVKIGSLEWYYEHVRSRFKRFGSAKVLQSLYGRLQPGQRDNSAFLGLHDRVYSLPDINSECQLRASSIGDDSNDEDDALRGAEAECYSRMRKTKRLLSVHPFDFELDSEYSSQSRRQSAQLSPAPISPDGFQSFPGFPSSAEDAPQEHRVEEAGLAAVFHHILQEQEQHPSPPEQLFSTEVHLTINSRRRSLERNTKPGSPWGEQPRSPYSADMDTSDEDVNGAQKVPSYLPHHVKRRSRASSQENISHSGNQSPAPEPQLDPNAEEEQLKRKLQELASNISDKEVSSEEEEREEKTGVKKPEMSSSSDDMASEARKRSSAQALSEITAEVLRAINATEKAVCESVHGESQCNGPCASLGGQRPSLEDGEGLAEAYRELEENVYLTAGKTYQLETTLVELEEGAQHGGTTDSELSELEDKVASAAARVQQAESEISDIESRIAALSAAGLTVKSVEKARKKSGQEMSGPQFLWRKFNSPLEISGPDDSFDRNSTYRGSLTQRNPNGKSRRAERLFAKPVMTHLP; encoded by the exons ATGGGGAGGAAGCTGGATCTCTCCAAGCTGACCGATGAGGAGGCCAGGCACGTCTGGGAGGTGGTTCGGAGGGACTTCGACCTGcggaagaaagaggaggaacgGCTGGA GGAGCTGAAGTGCAAGATCGACCAGGAAAGCAGCAAGAGGGCGTTCCTGACAAATCAGTCCCACCTCAACGAAACCCACTGCGTCCACTGCCTGCAGCCCTTCAAATTCCTGCTGAACAGCAAGAGGCAGTGCCTGGACTGCCACTTCTACACCTGCAAGAGCTGCAGCCGTTACAACAagaaggagcagggctgggtctGCGACCCCTGCCGCCTTTCCAG GATTGTGAAGATCGGGTCCCTGGAGTGGTACTACGAGCACGTGCGGTCCCGATTCAAGAGGTTTGGAAGCGCCAAGGTGCTGCAGTCCCTCTACggcaggctgcagccagggcagcgGGACAACTCGGCATTTCTAG gTCTTCACGACAGAGTTTACAGCCTGCCAGACATCAACA GTGAATGCCAGCTCCGTGCCAGCAGCATTGGGGATGACAGCAATGATGAAGACGATGCCCTTCGTGGGGCCGAAGCAGAATGTTACAGCAGG ATGCGCAAGACAAAGCGCCTTCTGTCTGTCCATCCCTTTGATTTCGAACTGGACTCGGAGTACTCTTCCCAGTCTCGCCGCCAGTCTGCGCAGCTTTCTCCAGCACCAATCAGCCCTGATGGCTTCCAG TCCTTCCCAGGTTTCCCCAGCTCGGCTGAAGATGCCCCCCAAGAGCACAGGGTGGAGGAAGCAGGTCTGGCAGCGGTCTTCCACCACATCTTGCAAGAACAGGAACAGCACCCAAGCCCTCCAGAGCAGCTCTTCAGCACAGAGGTTCATCTCACCATCAATTCACGGAGAAGGAGCctggaaagaaatacaaaacctG gcagcccctggggcgAGCAGCCCCGGTCCCCGTACTCTGCAGACATGGACACCTCTGATGAGGATGTGAATGGAGCCCAGAAGGTCCCTTCCTACCTGCCCCACCATGTGAAACGCCGGAGCAGAGCCTCTTCCCAGGAGAACATCAGCCACTCGGGAAACCAG TCTCCAGCCCCAGAGCCCCAGCTCGATCCCAACGCcgaggaggagcagctgaagaggaagctgcaggagctAGCCAGCAACATCAGCGACAAAGAAGTTTCCTCCGAAGAAGAGGAGCGTGAAGAAAAGACAGGAGTGAAGAAACCAGAGATGAGTTCCTCCAGCGATGACATGGCCAGTGAGGCTCGAAAG AGGTCGTCGGCTCAGGCTTTGAGCGAAATCACGGCCGAAGTCCTGAGAGCCATAAACGCCACAGAGAAAGCGGTCTGTGAGTCGGTGCATGGAGAGAGCCAGTGCAATGGGCCCTGTGCCTCCCTCGGAGGGCAGCGTCCCAGCCTGGAAGATGGGGAAGGGCTGGCCGAAGCGTACCGTGAGTTGGAAGAAAAT GTGTACCTGACTGCTGGGAAGACGTACCAGCTTGAGACGACCCTCGTGGAGCTTGAGGAAGGGGCTCAGCACGGCGGCACGACCGACTCGGAGCTGTCAGAGCTGGAGGACAAAGTggcctcggcagccgctcgggtgcagcaggcagagagCGAG ATATCAGACATCGAGTCTCGAATTGCGGCTCTGTCCGCGGCAGGGCTGACCGTGAAGTCGGTGGAAAAGGCAAGGAAGAAGAGCGGGCAG GAGATGTCTGGACCACAGTTCCTCTGGAGGAAATTCAACAGCCCCCTCGAAATTAGCG GTCCTGACGACTCCTTCGACCGCAACTCCACGTACCGTGGCTCGCTGACGCAGAGGAACCCCAACGGGAAGAGCAGGAGAGCGGAGCGGCTCTTTGCG AAGCCCGTGATGACCCACCTGCCCTGA